The following proteins come from a genomic window of Streptococcus pneumoniae:
- a CDS encoding peptidylprolyl isomerase: MKKLATLLLLSTVALAGCSSVQRSLRGDDYVDSSLAAEESSKVAAQSAKELNDALTNENANFPQLSKEVAEDEAEVILHTSQGDIRIKLFPKLAPLAVENFLTHAKEGYYNGITFHRVIDGFMVQTGDPKGDGTGGQSIWHDKDKTKDKGTGFKNEITPYLYNIRGALAMANTGQPNTNGSQFFINQSSTDTSSKLPTSKYPQKIIEAYKEGGNPSLDGKHPVFGQVIDGMDVVDKIAKAEKDEKDKPTTAITIDSIEVVKDYDFKS, translated from the coding sequence ATGAAAAAACTAGCAACCCTTCTTTTACTGTCTACTGTAGCCCTAGCTGGGTGTAGCAGCGTCCAACGCAGTCTGCGTGGTGATGATTATGTTGATTCCAGTCTTGCTGCTGAAGAAAGTTCCAAAGTAGCTGCCCAATCTGCCAAGGAGTTAAACGATGCTTTAACAAACGAAAACGCCAATTTCCCACAACTATCTAAGGAAGTTGCTGAAGATGAAGCCGAAGTGATTCTCCACACAAGCCAAGGTGATATTCGCATTAAACTCTTCCCTAAACTCGCTCCTCTAGCGGTTGAAAATTTCCTCACTCACGCCAAAGAAGGCTACTATAACGGTATTACCTTCCACCGTGTCATCGATGGCTTTATGGTCCAAACTGGAGATCCAAAAGGGGACGGTACAGGTGGTCAGTCCATCTGGCATGACAAGGATAAGACTAAAGACAAAGGAACTGGTTTCAAGAACGAGATTACTCCTTATTTGTATAACATCCGTGGTGCTCTTGCTATGGCTAATACTGGTCAACCAAACACCAATGGCAGCCAGTTCTTCATCAACCAAAGCTCTACAGATACCTCTTCTAAACTCCCTACAAGCAAGTATCCACAGAAAATTATCGAAGCCTACAAAGAAGGTGGAAACCCTAGTCTAGATGGCAAACACCCAGTCTTTGGTCAAGTGATTGACGGTATGGATGTTGTGGATAAGATTGCTAAGGCCGAAAAAGATGAAAAAGACAAGCCAACTACTGCTATCACAATCGACAGCATCGAAGTGGTGAAAGACTACGATTTTAAATCTTAA
- a CDS encoding ABC transporter permease — translation MQNLKFAFSSIMAHKMRSLLTMIGIIIGVSSVVVIMALGDSLSRQVNKDMTKSQKNISVFFSPKKSKDGSFTQKQSAFTVSGKEEEVPVEPPKPQESWVQEAAKLKGVDSYYVTNSTNAILTYQDKKVENANLTGGNRTYMDAVKNEIIAGRSLREQDFKEFASVILLDEELSISLFESPQEAINKVVEVNGFSYRVIGVYTSPEAKRSKIYGFGGLPITTNISLAANFNIDEIASIVFRVNDTSLTPTLGPELARKMTELAGLQQGEYQVADESVVFAEIQQSFSFMTTIISSIAGISLFVGGTGVMNIMLVSVTERTREIGLRKALGATRANILIQFLIESMILTLLGGLIGLTIASGLTALAGLLLQGLIEGIEVGVSIPVALFSLAVSASVGMIFGVLPANKASKLDPIEALRYE, via the coding sequence ATGCAGAATCTGAAATTTGCCTTTTCATCTATCATGGCTCACAAGATGCGTTCTTTGCTTACTATGATTGGGATTATTATCGGTGTTTCATCAGTTGTTGTGATTATGGCTTTGGGTGATTCCCTATCTCGTCAAGTCAATAAAGATATGACTAAATCTCAGAAAAATATTAGCGTCTTTTTCTCTCCTAAAAAAAGTAAAGATGGGTCTTTTACTCAGAAACAATCAGCTTTTACGGTTTCTGGAAAGGAAGAGGAAGTTCCTGTTGAACCGCCAAAACCGCAAGAATCCTGGGTTCAAGAGGCAGCTAAACTGAAGGGAGTGGATAGTTACTATGTAACCAATTCAACGAATGCCATCTTGACCTATCAAGATAAAAAGGTTGAGAATGCTAATTTGACAGGTGGAAACAGAACTTACATGGACGCTGTTAAGAATGAAATTATTGCAGGTCGTAGTCTGAGAGAGCAAGATTTCAAAGAGTTTGCAAGTGTTATTTTGCTAGATGAGGAATTGTCCATTAGTTTATTTGAATCTCCTCAAGAGGCTATTAACAAGGTTGTAGAAGTCAATGGATTTAGTTACCGGGTCATTGGGGTTTATACTAGTCCGGAGGCTAAAAGGTCAAAAATATATGGGTTTGGTGGCTTGCCTATTACTACCAATATCTCCCTTGCTGCGAATTTTAATATAGATGAAATAGCTAGTATTGTCTTTCGAGTGAATGATACCAGTTTAACCCCAACTCTGGGTCCAGAACTGGCACGAAAAATGACAGAGCTTGCAGGCTTACAACAGGGAGAATACCAGGTGGCAGATGAGTCCGTTGTATTTGCAGAAATTCAACAATCGTTTAGTTTTATGACGACGATTATTAGTTCCATCGCAGGGATTTCTCTCTTTGTTGGAGGAACTGGTGTCATGAACATCATGCTGGTTTCGGTGACAGAGCGCACTCGTGAGATTGGTCTTCGTAAGGCTTTGGGCGCAACACGTGCCAATATTTTAATTCAGTTTTTGATTGAATCCATGATTTTGACCTTGTTAGGTGGCTTAATTGGCTTGACAATTGCAAGTGGTTTAACTGCCTTAGCAGGTTTGTTACTGCAAGGTTTAATAGAAGGTATAGAAGTTGGAGTATCAATCCCAGTTGCCCTATTTAGTCTTGCAGTTTCGGCTAGTGTTGGTATGATTTTTGGAGTCTTGCCAGCCAACAAGGCATCGAAACTTGATCCAATTGAAGCCCTTCGTTATGAATGA
- the trmD gene encoding tRNA (guanosine(37)-N1)-methyltransferase TrmD has product MKIDILTLFPEMFSPLEHSIVGKAREKGLLDIQYHNFRENAEKARHVDDEPYGGGQGMLLRAQPIFDSFDAIEKKNPRVILLDPAGKQFDQVYAEDLAQEEELIFICGHYEGYDERIKTLVTDEISLGDYVLTGGELAAMTMIDATVRLIPEVIGKESSHQDDSFSSGLLEYPQYTRPYDYRGMVVPDVLMSGHHEKIRQWRLYESLKKTYERRPDLLEHYQLTVEEEKMLAEIKENKE; this is encoded by the coding sequence ATGAAGATTGATATTTTAACCCTCTTTCCAGAGATGTTTTCTCCACTGGAGCACTCAATCGTTGGAAAGGCTCGAGAAAAAGGGCTCTTGGATATCCAGTATCATAATTTTCGAGAAAATGCTGAAAAGGCCCGTCATGTAGATGATGAGCCCTACGGAGGCGGTCAGGGCATGTTGCTCAGAGCACAACCTATTTTCGATTCCTTTGATGCTATTGAAAAGAAAAATCCGCGCGTTATTCTCCTCGATCCTGCTGGAAAGCAGTTTGATCAGGTTTATGCTGAAGATTTGGCTCAAGAGGAAGAGCTAATCTTTATCTGTGGGCACTATGAGGGTTATGATGAGCGCATTAAGACCTTGGTAACAGATGAGATTTCCCTAGGCGACTATGTCCTCACTGGTGGAGAATTGGCAGCTATGACCATGATTGATGCTACAGTTCGCCTGATTCCAGAAGTGATTGGCAAGGAGTCTAGCCACCAAGATGATAGTTTTTCTTCAGGTCTTTTAGAATATCCTCAGTACACACGTCCCTATGATTATCGAGGCATGGTCGTGCCAGATGTATTGATGAGTGGCCACCATGAAAAGATTCGTCAGTGGCGATTGTACGAGAGTTTAAAGAAAACCTACGAGCGCAGACCGGATTTACTTGAACATTATCAACTGACAGTAGAAGAAGAAAAAATGCTGGCAGAAATCAAAGAAAACAAAGAATAA
- the rimM gene encoding ribosome maturation factor RimM (Essential for efficient processing of 16S rRNA) produces the protein MNYFNVGKIVNTQGLQGEMRVLSVTDFAEERFKKGAELALFDEKDQFVQTVTIASHRKQKNFDIIKFKDMYHINTIEKYKGYSLKVAEEDLNDLDDGEFYYHEIIGLEVYEGDSLVGTIKEILQPGANDVWVVKRKGKRDLLLPYIPPVVLNVDIPNKRVDVEILEGLDDED, from the coding sequence ATGAACTACTTTAATGTTGGGAAAATCGTTAATACGCAGGGATTACAGGGTGAGATGCGAGTCTTGTCTGTGACGGATTTTGCAGAAGAACGGTTTAAAAAAGGAGCTGAGCTGGCTTTGTTTGATGAAAAAGATCAGTTTGTCCAAACAGTGACCATCGCTAGCCACCGTAAACAGAAGAACTTTGACATTATTAAATTCAAAGATATGTACCATATCAATACTATCGAAAAGTACAAGGGATACAGTCTCAAGGTCGCTGAGGAAGATTTGAATGACCTAGACGATGGTGAATTTTACTATCACGAGATTATCGGTTTGGAAGTCTATGAGGGTGATAGCTTGGTTGGAACCATCAAGGAAATCCTGCAACCAGGTGCTAATGATGTCTGGGTGGTCAAACGAAAAGGCAAACGTGATTTGCTTTTACCTTATATCCCACCAGTGGTTCTCAATGTTGATATTCCAAATAAACGGGTCGATGTGGAAATCTTAGAAGGGTTAGACGATGAAGATTGA
- a CDS encoding alpha/beta hydrolase: MKRFEVSTEIGSLSVTYQKQKKVLVCLNGAGLLPSYENFSLILEKPPPTIGYLTIDFPNTGRSPIHDQAGKNLDNLADAVYEVLEELGISEYILCAHSWSGILACKLLEKPIKRQTLVAIEPTTKKVMFADFSENPYPEMEEQMRLIDECGPELYFKNLTQATFSPETNKKIWELMQEKGLELENQDPEFQISGEITEEDFENLSIESHVPVFIFCQTYREKEYRESEYWTSNTKLILGRNHHYLQWSESEKIAAIIRELSE; encoded by the coding sequence ATGAAGAGGTTTGAAGTATCTACAGAAATTGGTAGCCTCTCTGTTACTTATCAAAAGCAAAAGAAAGTGCTAGTTTGTCTAAACGGAGCAGGTTTGCTACCAAGTTATGAAAATTTTTCACTTATACTTGAAAAACCTCCTCCTACAATTGGTTATTTGACAATTGATTTTCCGAACACAGGTAGGAGTCCGATTCATGACCAAGCTGGAAAAAATCTAGATAATCTTGCAGATGCGGTTTATGAAGTACTTGAAGAATTAGGAATTTCTGAATATATACTTTGTGCACATAGTTGGAGTGGAATTTTAGCTTGCAAATTACTCGAGAAACCAATTAAGCGTCAGACTTTAGTAGCAATTGAACCGACAACTAAAAAAGTCATGTTTGCTGATTTTTCAGAAAATCCTTATCCAGAAATGGAAGAGCAGATGAGGCTGATTGACGAGTGTGGTCCTGAACTTTATTTTAAGAACTTAACTCAAGCAACATTTAGTCCTGAAACGAATAAAAAAATCTGGGAATTAATGCAAGAAAAAGGCTTAGAGTTGGAAAATCAAGATCCAGAATTTCAGATATCTGGAGAGATTACTGAGGAAGATTTTGAGAATTTGTCGATAGAATCTCATGTCCCTGTATTTATTTTTTGTCAGACTTATAGAGAAAAAGAGTACAGAGAATCAGAATATTGGACTTCCAATACTAAACTCATTTTAGGAAGGAATCACCATTATTTACAATGGTCAGAATCGGAAAAAATTGCGGCTATTATTCGAGAATTGTCAGAATAA
- the rpsP gene encoding 30S ribosomal protein S16: MAVKIRLTRMGSKKKPFYRINVADSRSPRDGRFIETVGTYNPLVAENQVTLKEDRVLAWLANGAQPSDTVRNILSKEGVLKKFHDSKFSK, encoded by the coding sequence ATGGCAGTTAAAATCCGTTTGACTCGTATGGGTTCTAAGAAAAAACCTTTCTACCGTATCAACGTAGCAGATTCACGTTCACCACGTGACGGACGTTTCATCGAAACAGTTGGAACTTACAACCCACTTGTTGCTGAAAACCAAGTAACTTTGAAAGAAGACCGCGTTCTTGCATGGTTGGCTAATGGAGCTCAACCTTCAGACACAGTACGTAACATCCTTTCAAAAGAAGGCGTATTGAAAAAATTCCACGATTCTAAATTCTCAAAATAA
- a CDS encoding efflux RND transporter periplasmic adaptor subunit, with protein sequence MKKKNGKAKKWQLYAAIGAASVVVLGAGGILLFRQPSQTAVKDEPTHLVVAKEGSVASSVLLSGTVTAKNEQYVYFDASKGDLDEILVSVGDKVSEGQALVKYSSSEAQAAYDSASRAVAKADRHINELNQARNEAASAQAPQLPAPVGGEDATVQSPTPVAGNSVASIDAQLGDARDARADAAAQLSKAQSQLDATTVLSTLEGTVVEVNSNVSKSPTGASQVMVHIVSNENLQVKGELSEYNLANLSVGQEVSFTSKVYPDKKWTGKLSYISDYPKNNGEAASPAAGNNTGSKYPYTIDVTGEVGDLKQGFSVNIEVKSKTKAILVPVSSLVMDDSKNYVWIVDEQQKAKKVEVSLGNADAENQEITSGLTNGAKVISNPTSSLEEGKEVKADEATN encoded by the coding sequence ATGAAGAAAAAGAATGGTAAAGCTAAAAAGTGGCAACTGTATGCAGCAATCGGTGCTGCGAGTGTAGTTGTATTGGGTGCCGGGGGGATTTTACTTTTTAGACAACCTTCTCAGACTGCTGTAAAAGATGAGCCTACTCATCTTGTTGTTGCCAAGGAAGGAAGCGTGGCATCCTCTGTTTTATTGTCAGGGACAGTAACAGCAAAAAATGAACAATATGTTTATTTTGATGCTAGTAAGGGTGATTTAGACGAAATCCTTGTTTCTGTGGGCGATAAGGTCAGCGAAGGGCAGGCTTTAGTCAAGTACAGTAGTTCAGAAGCGCAGGCGGCCTATGATTCAGCTAGTCGAGCAGTAGCTAAGGCAGATCGTCATATCAATGAACTCAATCAAGCACGAAATGAAGCCGCTTCAGCTCAGGCTCCACAGTTACCAGCGCCAGTAGGAGGAGAAGATGCAACGGTGCAAAGCCCAACTCCAGTGGCTGGAAATTCTGTTGCTTCTATTGATGCTCAATTGGGTGATGCCCGTGATGCGCGTGCAGATGCTGCAGCGCAATTAAGCAAGGCTCAAAGTCAATTGGATGCAACAACTGTTCTCAGTACCCTAGAGGGAACTGTAGTCGAAGTCAATAGCAATGTTTCTAAATCTCCAACAGGGGCGAGTCAAGTTATGGTTCATATTGTCAGCAATGAAAATTTACAAGTCAAGGGAGAATTGTCTGAGTACAATCTAGCCAACCTTTCTGTAGGTCAAGAAGTAAGCTTTACTTCTAAAGTGTATCCTGATAAAAAATGGACTGGGAAATTAAGCTATATTTCTGACTATCCTAAAAACAATGGTGAAGCAGCTAGTCCAGCAGCCGGGAATAATACAGGTTCTAAATACCCTTATACTATTGATGTGACAGGCGAGGTTGGTGATTTGAAACAAGGTTTTTCTGTCAACATTGAGGTTAAAAGCAAAACTAAGGCTATTCTTGTTCCTGTTAGCAGTCTAGTAATGGATGATAGTAAAAATTATGTCTGGATTGTGGATGAACAACAAAAGGCTAAAAAAGTTGAGGTTTCATTGGGAAATGCTGACGCAGAAAATCAAGAAATCACTTCTGGTTTGACAAATGGTGCTAAGGTCATCAGTAATCCAACATCTTCCTTGGAAGAAGGAAAAGAGGTGAAGGCTGATGAAGCAACTAATTAG
- the kphA gene encoding RNA-binding protein KphA, with translation MDTIENLIIAIVKPLISQPDALTIKIEDTPEFLEYHLNLDQSDVGRVIGRKGRTISAIRTIVYSVPTEYKKVRIVIDEK, from the coding sequence ATGGATACGATTGAAAATCTCATTATTGCGATTGTGAAACCCTTAATTTCACAACCAGATGCCTTAACTATCAAGATTGAGGATACACCAGAATTTTTGGAATATCATTTGAATCTTGATCAAAGCGATGTGGGTCGTGTAATCGGTCGTAAGGGTCGCACTATTTCTGCGATAAGAACGATTGTCTACTCTGTCCCAACTGAATACAAAAAAGTAAGAATCGTTATTGACGAAAAATAA
- a CDS encoding YdbC family protein codes for MAEFTFEIEEHLLTLSENEKGWTKEINRVSFNGAPAKFDIRAWSPDHTKMGKGITLSNEEFQTMVDAFKGN; via the coding sequence ATGGCAGAATTTACATTTGAAATCGAAGAGCACTTGTTGACTCTTTCTGAAAACGAAAAAGGTTGGACCAAGGAAATTAACCGTGTGAGCTTTAATGGTGCCCCTGCAAAGTTTGATATTCGTGCTTGGAGTCCAGACCATACTAAAATGGGCAAAGGGATTACTCTCTCAAATGAAGAATTTCAAACGATGGTGGATGCCTTTAAAGGCAACTAA
- a CDS encoding ABC transporter ATP-binding protein yields MKQLISLKNIFRSYRNGDQELQVLKNINLEVNEGEFVAIMGPSGSGKSTLMNTIGMLDTPTSGEYYLEGQEVAGLGEKQLAKVRNQQIGFVFQQFFLLSKLNALQNVELPLIYAGVSSSKRRKLAEEYLDKVELTERSHHLPSELSGGQKQRVAIARALVNNPSIILADEPTGALDTKTGNQIMQLLVDLNKEGKTIIMVTHEPEIAAYAKRQIVIRDGVISSDSAQLGKEEN; encoded by the coding sequence ATGAAGCAACTAATTAGTCTAAAAAATATCTTCAGAAGCTACCGTAATGGTGACCAAGAACTGCAGGTTCTCAAAAATATCAATCTAGAAGTGAATGAGGGTGAATTTGTAGCCATCATGGGGCCATCTGGTTCTGGTAAGTCCACTCTGATGAATACGATTGGCATGTTGGATACACCAACCAGTGGAGAATATTATCTTGAAGGTCAAGAAGTGGCTGGGCTTGGTGAAAAACAACTAGCTAAGGTTCGTAACCAACAAATCGGTTTTGTCTTTCAGCAGTTCTTTCTTCTATCGAAGCTCAATGCTCTGCAAAATGTAGAATTGCCCTTGATTTACGCAGGAGTTTCGTCTTCAAAACGTCGCAAGTTGGCTGAGGAATATTTAGACAAGGTTGAATTGACAGAACGTAGTCACCATTTACCTTCAGAATTATCTGGTGGTCAAAAGCAACGTGTAGCCATTGCGCGTGCCTTGGTAAACAATCCTTCTATTATCCTAGCGGATGAACCGACAGGAGCCTTGGATACCAAAACAGGTAACCAAATTATGCAATTATTGGTTGATTTGAATAAAGAAGGAAAAACCATTATCATGGTAACGCATGAGCCTGAGATTGCTGCCTATGCCAAACGTCAGATTGTCATTCGGGATGGGGTCATTTCGTCTGACAGTGCTCAGTTAGGAAAGGAGGAAAACTAA
- a CDS encoding ATP cone domain-containing protein, which produces MQVIKRNGEIAEFNPDKIYQAILKAAQTVYVLTDDLRQNLAQVTKKVVLDLQEAKVERATISMIQSMVEHRLLGAGYITIAEHYISYRLQRDLERSGYGDHIAVHLHFEQIR; this is translated from the coding sequence ATGCAAGTAATCAAACGTAATGGCGAAATTGCTGAATTTAATCCAGATAAGATTTACCAAGCCATCTTGAAGGCAGCCCAAACTGTTTATGTTTTGACAGATGATTTGCGTCAAAATCTTGCTCAAGTCACTAAGAAGGTAGTTTTGGATTTACAAGAAGCCAAGGTGGAACGTGCGACTATCAGTATGATTCAATCTATGGTTGAACATCGTTTATTGGGCGCAGGTTACATTACCATTGCAGAACACTACATTTCCTATCGTTTACAACGTGACTTGGAAAGAAGTGGTTATGGAGATCATATTGCAGTTCATTTACATTTTGAACAAATTCGCTAA
- the gor gene encoding glutathione-disulfide reductase, whose protein sequence is MREYDIIAIGGGSGGIATMNRAGEHGAKAAVIEEKKLGGTCVNVGCVPKKIMWYGAQIAETFHQFGEDYGFKTTDLNFDFATLRRNREAYIDRARSSYDSSFKRNGVDLIEGHAEFVDSHTVSVNGELIRAKHIVIATGAHPSIPNIPGAELGGSSDDVFAWEELPESVAILGAGYIAVELAGVLHTFGVKTDLFVRRDRPLRGFDSYIVEGLVKEMERINLPLHTHKVPAKLEKTAKGITIHFEDGTSHTASQVIWATGRRPNVKSLQLEKAGVTLNERGFIQVDEYQNTVVEGIYALGDVTGEKELTPVAIKAGRTLSERLFNGKTTAKMDYSTIPTVVFSHPAIGTVGLTEEQAIKEYGQDQIKVYKSSFTSMYSACTCNRQETRFKLITAGSEEKVVGLHGIGYGVDEMIQGFAVAIKMRATKADFDATVAIHPTSSEEFVTMR, encoded by the coding sequence ATGAGAGAATATGATATCATTGCTATCGGTGGAGGTAGCGGAGGAATCGCTACCATGAACCGTGCTGGTGAACATGGAGCCAAAGCAGCCGTTATTGAGGAAAAGAAATTAGGTGGAACCTGTGTCAACGTCGGTTGTGTTCCTAAAAAAATCATGTGGTACGGGGCGCAAATCGCTGAGACTTTCCATCAATTTGGAGAAGACTACGGCTTTAAGACTACTGATCTTAACTTTGACTTTGCAACCCTACGTCGCAATCGTGAAGCCTACATTGATCGCGCTCGTTCTTCTTATGATAGTAGTTTTAAACGCAACGGTGTAGACTTGATTGAAGGTCATGCTGAATTTGTAGATTCTCATACTGTAAGCGTAAATGGTGAACTGATTCGTGCTAAACATATCGTGATTGCTACAGGTGCCCATCCAAGTATTCCTAATATTCCTGGTGCTGAGCTAGGTGGCTCTTCTGATGATGTATTTGCCTGGGAAGAACTTCCAGAGTCAGTTGCCATTCTAGGCGCTGGTTATATCGCCGTTGAATTAGCTGGCGTACTCCACACTTTTGGTGTCAAGACAGATCTCTTTGTTCGCCGCGATCGTCCTTTACGTGGTTTTGATTCCTACATCGTTGAAGGTTTGGTCAAGGAAATGGAAAGAATAAACTTGCCACTTCATACTCACAAAGTCCCTGCCAAGTTAGAAAAAACTGCTAAAGGCATTACCATTCATTTCGAGGATGGTACCAGTCACACAGCTAGCCAAGTTATCTGGGCTACAGGTCGCCGTCCAAACGTTAAGAGCTTGCAACTTGAAAAAGCTGGAGTGACTCTGAATGAACGTGGCTTTATCCAAGTAGATGAATACCAAAATACTGTTGTTGAGGGAATCTATGCTCTAGGTGATGTAACAGGTGAAAAAGAACTGACTCCAGTTGCAATCAAGGCTGGGCGTACCCTATCAGAACGTCTCTTTAACGGAAAAACAACTGCAAAAATGGATTACTCAACTATTCCAACTGTTGTCTTTTCACACCCTGCTATCGGAACTGTTGGTTTGACAGAAGAACAAGCTATTAAAGAATACGGTCAAGACCAAATCAAGGTTTACAAATCAAGCTTTACTTCTATGTACTCTGCTTGCACTTGCAACCGTCAAGAAACTCGTTTCAAATTGATCACAGCTGGTTCAGAAGAAAAAGTTGTCGGACTTCACGGAATTGGCTACGGCGTTGATGAAATGATTCAAGGATTTGCTGTTGCTATCAAAATGAGAGCAACCAAGGCTGACTTTGACGCAACTGTAGCGATTCACCCAACTTCATCTGAAGAATTTGTAACCATGCGTTAA
- a CDS encoding biotin transporter BioY — protein sequence MKKAHVYAIPAIGAALIAVLAQISLPIGPVPFTLQNFAIGLIATVFRPREAVLSAGLYLLLGAIGLPVFAGGGAGFQALVGPTAGYLWFYLVYSGLTSSLTNSKSGVVKIFLANLLGDALVFVGGILSLHFLAGMAFEKALAVGVLPFIIPDLGKLLAISFISRPLLQRLKNQAYFTN from the coding sequence TTGAAAAAAGCTCACGTTTATGCTATCCCTGCTATTGGGGCTGCTCTCATTGCTGTTTTGGCACAAATCAGTCTTCCAATTGGACCTGTTCCCTTCACTCTGCAAAACTTTGCAATCGGCTTGATTGCTACTGTCTTTAGACCTAGAGAGGCTGTACTTTCTGCTGGACTCTATCTTCTTCTAGGTGCTATCGGTCTTCCTGTCTTTGCAGGAGGTGGAGCTGGTTTTCAGGCTTTAGTTGGCCCTACTGCAGGCTATCTTTGGTTTTATCTCGTTTACTCTGGACTTACTTCCTCTCTAACCAACAGCAAGAGTGGTGTTGTTAAGATTTTTCTTGCAAACCTCTTGGGTGATGCCCTTGTCTTTGTCGGCGGGATTCTCAGCTTGCATTTCCTAGCTGGAATGGCATTTGAAAAAGCTCTTGCTGTGGGGGTTCTTCCCTTTATCATTCCAGACCTTGGCAAACTTCTGGCTATTAGTTTTATTAGCCGTCCCCTACTTCAACGCCTTAAAAATCAGGCTTACTTTACTAACTAA